The following proteins come from a genomic window of Streptomyces sp. Sge12:
- a CDS encoding carbon starvation CstA family protein: MPEPEATGTERDAASPGTTPGSPSPKSIAVWVLVGLVGAIGWGVLALSRGEEISAAWLLAAALGSYAIAYRFYARFIADRVLKVDATRATPAERLDNGVDFHPTDRRVLFGHHFAAVAGAGPLVGPVLAAQMGYLPGTIWIVAGVIFAGAVQDMVTLFFSTRRDGRSLGQMARDEIGPVGGAAALVAVFAIMIILLAVLALVIVNALAHSPWGVFSIGMTIPIAVFMGFYLRVLRPGRVTEVSVIGVALLLLAIVAGGWVAESSFAGTFTLEKETLVIWMVVYGFLASVLPVWMLLAPRDYLSTFMKVGTIALLALGVVIAMPTLKMPSVTDFAASGDGPVFAGSMFPFVFITIACGALSGFHALVSSGTTPKMIQKETQVRMIGYGAMLTESFVAVMAIIAACIIEPGLFFAVNSPGGVIGTTIESASQAVTNFGFAISPEALTQAAKDVEEASLLSRTGGAPTFALGMSEIFSAVIGGAGMKAFWYHFAIMFEALFILTTLDAGTRVGRFMLQDTLGNVHKSFKDVSWKPGVWFASAIVVGGWGYFLWVGIKDPLGGINQLFPLFGIANQLLAAVALAVCTTLLVKSGRLKWAWVTGVPLVWDATVTLTASYQKIFSEDVKVGFFAQRDKYQAGIDADKVLAPAKNMDDMHTVVTNATVDGVLCAFFAVLIIVVLADAARTCLKAVRDPGSATLSEVPWTESKIVAPAGLIATAEERAELATAGPEAGGGHVKEPVA; the protein is encoded by the coding sequence ATGCCTGAACCGGAAGCAACAGGGACAGAACGGGACGCGGCGAGTCCGGGCACCACGCCCGGCTCGCCCTCTCCCAAGTCCATCGCCGTGTGGGTGCTCGTCGGACTCGTCGGCGCCATCGGCTGGGGCGTGCTCGCGCTCTCCCGCGGCGAGGAGATCTCCGCCGCCTGGCTGCTCGCCGCCGCACTGGGCTCGTACGCGATCGCCTACCGCTTCTACGCGCGCTTCATCGCGGACCGCGTACTGAAGGTGGACGCCACCCGGGCCACCCCCGCCGAACGCCTTGACAACGGTGTCGACTTCCACCCCACCGACCGCCGGGTGCTCTTCGGCCACCACTTCGCCGCCGTCGCCGGCGCCGGCCCGCTCGTCGGACCCGTGCTCGCCGCGCAGATGGGCTACCTGCCGGGCACCATCTGGATCGTCGCGGGCGTGATCTTCGCCGGGGCCGTCCAGGACATGGTCACCCTCTTCTTCTCCACCCGCCGCGACGGGCGTTCGCTCGGCCAGATGGCCCGGGACGAGATCGGCCCCGTCGGCGGGGCCGCCGCCCTGGTCGCCGTGTTCGCCATCATGATCATCCTGCTCGCGGTGCTGGCCCTGGTCATCGTCAACGCCCTGGCGCACTCGCCCTGGGGCGTCTTCTCCATCGGCATGACCATCCCGATCGCCGTCTTCATGGGCTTCTACCTGCGCGTGCTGCGGCCGGGCCGGGTCACCGAGGTCTCCGTCATCGGCGTCGCGCTGCTGCTGCTCGCCATCGTCGCGGGCGGCTGGGTCGCCGAGTCCTCCTTCGCCGGCACCTTCACGCTGGAGAAGGAGACGCTGGTCATCTGGATGGTCGTGTACGGCTTCCTGGCGTCGGTCCTGCCGGTGTGGATGCTGCTCGCGCCCCGCGACTACCTCTCCACCTTCATGAAGGTGGGCACCATCGCGCTCCTCGCGCTCGGCGTGGTCATCGCGATGCCCACCCTGAAGATGCCCTCGGTCACCGACTTCGCGGCGAGCGGCGACGGCCCGGTCTTCGCCGGGTCGATGTTCCCCTTCGTCTTCATCACCATCGCCTGCGGCGCGCTCTCCGGCTTCCACGCCCTGGTCTCCTCGGGAACCACCCCGAAGATGATCCAGAAGGAGACCCAGGTCCGCATGATCGGCTACGGCGCGATGCTGACCGAGTCCTTCGTCGCCGTCATGGCGATCATCGCGGCCTGCATCATCGAGCCCGGCCTCTTCTTCGCCGTCAACTCCCCCGGCGGCGTCATCGGCACCACCATCGAGTCCGCCTCCCAGGCGGTGACGAACTTCGGCTTCGCCATCTCCCCCGAGGCGCTCACCCAGGCCGCCAAGGACGTCGAGGAAGCCAGCCTGCTCTCCCGCACGGGCGGCGCCCCGACCTTCGCACTCGGAATGTCGGAGATCTTCTCCGCCGTGATCGGCGGCGCGGGCATGAAGGCGTTCTGGTACCACTTCGCGATCATGTTCGAGGCGCTCTTCATCCTGACCACGCTCGACGCGGGCACCCGCGTGGGCCGGTTCATGCTCCAGGACACCCTCGGCAATGTGCACAAGTCCTTCAAGGACGTCAGCTGGAAGCCCGGCGTATGGTTCGCGAGCGCGATCGTCGTCGGCGGCTGGGGCTACTTCCTGTGGGTCGGCATCAAGGACCCGCTGGGCGGCATCAACCAGCTCTTCCCGCTCTTCGGCATCGCCAACCAGCTGCTCGCCGCGGTCGCGCTGGCCGTCTGCACCACGCTGCTGGTCAAGTCCGGGCGGCTCAAGTGGGCCTGGGTGACGGGCGTCCCGCTGGTCTGGGACGCCACGGTGACCCTCACCGCGAGCTATCAGAAGATCTTCTCCGAGGACGTGAAGGTCGGCTTCTTCGCCCAGCGCGACAAGTACCAGGCGGGCATCGACGCCGACAAGGTGCTGGCGCCGGCCAAGAACATGGACGACATGCACACCGTGGTCACCAACGCCACGGTCGACGGCGTGCTCTGCGCCTTCTTCGCCGTCCTGATCATCGTGGTCCTCGCGGACGCCGCCCGGACCTGCCTGAAGGCCGTCCGCGACCCGGGATCGGCGACCCTCTCCGAGGTCCCGTGGACCGAGTCGAAGATCGTCGCCCCGGCCGGGCTGATCGCGACCGCCGAGGAGCGGGCGGAGCTCGCCACGGCCGGCCCCGAGGCGGGCGGCGGACACGTCAAGGAGCCGGTGGCGTGA
- a CDS encoding CstA-like transporter-associated (seleno)protein — MSAVRSALAKARFYVREFSGEAAYDRYVAHARSHDPDAEVLTRRAFERARTDAREADPREGFRCC, encoded by the coding sequence GTGAGCGCCGTACGGAGCGCGCTGGCGAAGGCGCGGTTCTACGTACGGGAGTTCTCGGGGGAGGCCGCCTACGACCGGTACGTGGCCCACGCCCGCTCCCACGACCCGGACGCGGAGGTCCTCACCCGCCGCGCCTTCGAACGCGCCCGTACGGACGCCCGCGAGGCGGACCCCCGCGAGGGCTTCCGCTGCTGCTGA
- a CDS encoding GNAT family N-acetyltransferase: MDMVIRTAVPADYAELGGITAQAYLADGHLDFNEDDAYLNVLRDVAGRAALAEVLVAERDGRVLGGVTFAAPGSPLADIAAPDEAEFRMLAVAHAARGQGAGEALVRACIERARAVEGVTGIVLSTQRSMAGAHRIYSRLGFVRTPERDWAPIEGLTLLTYRLKL, from the coding sequence ATGGACATGGTGATCAGAACGGCGGTGCCCGCCGACTATGCGGAGCTGGGCGGGATCACGGCGCAGGCCTACCTCGCCGACGGGCATCTGGACTTCAACGAGGACGACGCCTACCTGAACGTGCTGCGCGACGTGGCCGGCCGGGCCGCCCTGGCCGAGGTGCTCGTCGCCGAGCGGGACGGGCGGGTGCTGGGCGGGGTGACCTTCGCCGCCCCCGGCAGCCCGCTCGCCGACATCGCCGCCCCCGACGAGGCGGAGTTCCGGATGCTCGCGGTGGCCCACGCGGCGCGCGGGCAGGGCGCCGGCGAGGCTCTGGTGCGGGCCTGCATCGAACGGGCGCGGGCCGTCGAGGGGGTCACGGGCATCGTGCTCTCCACCCAGCGCAGCATGGCCGGCGCCCACCGGATCTACTCCCGACTGGGCTTCGTACGCACGCCGGAGCGGGACTGGGCGCCGATCGAAGGCCTGACACTCCTGACGTATCGACTCAAGCTGTAG
- a CDS encoding ribonucleoside-diphosphate reductase subunit alpha: MTIAPSAPRAESTSGDNTEGPGATLLRTLTELTADLPDTDPGRVAASALRGRSSAADDAELRGLATEAAAGLISEDPAYSRLAARLLTLAVRDEAASQGSTSFSASVEVGHREGLIADRTAEFVRTHASRLDSLVELTLAEGADDRFGFFGLRTLHSRYLLRHPITRQVIETPQYFMLRVACGLAADDSVQAVEEVASLYRLMSRLDYLPSSPTLFNSGTRHPQMSSCYLLDSPLDELDSIYDRYHQVARLSKHAGGIGLSYSRIRARGSLIRGTNGHSNGIVPFLKTLDASVAAVNQGGRRKGAAAVYLETWHADIEEFLELRDNTGEDQRRTHNLNLAHWVPDEFMRRVNADAEWSLFSPADVPELVDLWGDAFDAAYRKAEADGLARKTMPARDLYGRMMRTLAQTGQGWMTFKDASNRTANQTAEPGTVVHSSNLCTEIIEVTNDGETAVCNLGSVNLGAFVVDGEIDWERIDETVRTAVTFLDRVVDINFYPTEQAGRSNARWRPVGLGAMGLQDVFFKLKLPFDSPEAKALSTKLSERIMLAAYEASCDLAERSGPLPAWEQTRTARGVLHPDHYDVELNWPERWEALRARVAETGMRNSLLLAIAPTATIASIAGVYECIEPQVSNLFKRETLSGEFLQVNGYLVEELKQLGVWDAQTREALRESSGSVQGFSWIPAEVRELYRTAWEIPQRGLIDMAAARTPFLDQSQSLNLFLETPTIGKLSSMYAYAWKQGLKTTYYLRSRPATKIARAAQAATPVELPQAVADAEALACSLENPESCEACQ; encoded by the coding sequence GTGACCATCGCGCCTTCCGCACCGCGCGCCGAGTCCACTTCTGGCGACAACACCGAGGGCCCGGGGGCCACGCTGCTGCGTACCCTCACCGAACTGACGGCGGACCTCCCCGACACCGACCCCGGCCGGGTCGCGGCCTCCGCGCTGCGCGGCCGCAGCTCCGCCGCCGACGACGCCGAACTGCGCGGGCTGGCCACGGAGGCCGCCGCCGGTCTGATCTCCGAGGACCCGGCCTACTCCCGGCTCGCCGCCCGCCTGCTGACGCTGGCCGTGCGCGACGAGGCCGCGAGCCAGGGCTCCACCTCCTTCTCGGCCTCCGTCGAGGTCGGCCACCGCGAGGGCCTCATCGCCGACCGCACGGCCGAGTTCGTGCGCACCCACGCGAGCCGCCTGGACTCGCTCGTCGAGCTCACCCTCGCCGAGGGCGCCGACGACCGCTTCGGCTTCTTCGGCCTGCGCACCCTGCACAGCCGCTACCTGCTGCGCCACCCGATCACCCGTCAGGTCATCGAGACCCCGCAGTACTTCATGCTGCGCGTGGCCTGCGGCCTCGCGGCGGACGACAGCGTGCAGGCCGTGGAGGAAGTGGCCTCGCTGTACCGGCTGATGAGCCGTCTGGACTACCTGCCGTCCTCCCCGACGCTCTTCAACTCCGGCACCCGGCACCCGCAGATGTCCTCCTGCTACCTGCTGGACTCCCCGCTGGACGAGCTCGACTCGATCTACGACCGCTACCACCAGGTGGCCCGGCTCTCCAAGCACGCCGGCGGCATCGGCCTCTCGTACTCCCGCATCCGCGCCCGCGGTTCGCTGATCCGCGGCACCAACGGCCACTCCAACGGCATCGTGCCGTTCCTGAAGACCCTCGACGCCTCCGTCGCCGCCGTGAACCAGGGCGGCCGCCGCAAGGGTGCCGCCGCCGTCTACCTGGAGACCTGGCACGCGGACATCGAGGAGTTCCTGGAGCTCCGCGACAACACCGGTGAGGACCAGCGCCGTACGCACAACCTGAACCTCGCCCACTGGGTGCCGGACGAGTTCATGCGCCGCGTGAACGCCGACGCCGAGTGGTCGCTGTTCTCCCCGGCCGACGTGCCCGAGCTGGTCGACCTGTGGGGCGACGCGTTCGACGCCGCCTACCGCAAGGCCGAGGCGGACGGCCTGGCCCGCAAGACGATGCCCGCCCGCGACCTGTACGGCCGGATGATGCGCACCCTCGCGCAGACCGGCCAGGGCTGGATGACCTTCAAGGACGCCTCCAACCGCACGGCGAACCAGACCGCCGAGCCGGGCACCGTCGTGCACTCCTCGAACCTGTGCACCGAGATCATCGAGGTCACCAACGACGGCGAGACGGCCGTCTGCAACCTCGGCTCGGTCAACCTGGGCGCCTTCGTCGTGGACGGCGAGATCGACTGGGAGCGGATCGACGAGACCGTCCGCACCGCCGTCACCTTCCTCGACCGCGTGGTGGACATCAACTTCTACCCGACCGAGCAGGCCGGCCGTTCCAACGCCCGCTGGCGCCCGGTGGGCCTGGGCGCGATGGGCCTCCAGGACGTCTTCTTCAAGCTGAAGCTGCCCTTCGACTCCCCCGAGGCGAAGGCCCTGTCCACCAAGCTCTCCGAGCGCATCATGCTGGCCGCCTACGAGGCCTCGTGCGACCTGGCCGAGCGCAGCGGCCCGCTGCCGGCCTGGGAGCAGACCCGCACCGCCCGCGGTGTCCTGCACCCGGACCACTACGACGTCGAGCTGAACTGGCCGGAGCGCTGGGAGGCGCTGCGCGCCCGCGTCGCCGAGACCGGCATGCGCAACTCCCTGCTCCTCGCCATCGCCCCGACGGCGACGATCGCCTCGATCGCCGGCGTGTACGAGTGCATCGAGCCGCAGGTCTCCAACCTCTTCAAGCGCGAGACGCTCAGCGGTGAGTTCCTCCAGGTGAACGGCTACCTGGTGGAGGAGCTGAAGCAGCTCGGCGTGTGGGACGCCCAGACCCGCGAGGCGCTGCGCGAGTCCTCCGGCTCGGTCCAGGGCTTCAGCTGGATCCCGGCCGAGGTGCGCGAGCTGTACCGCACGGCGTGGGAGATCCCGCAGCGCGGCCTGATCGACATGGCGGCGGCCCGTACGCCGTTCCTGGACCAGTCGCAGTCGCTGAACCTGTTCCTGGAGACGCCCACCATCGGCAAGCTCAGCTCGATGTACGCGTACGCCTGGAAGCAGGGGCTGAAGACCACGTACTACCTGCGCTCGCGCCCGGCGACGAAGATCGCCCGGGCCGCGCAGGCGGCCACCCCCGTCGAGCTGCCGCAGGCGGTCGCCGACGCCGAGGCGCTGGCCTGCTCCCTTGAGAACCCCGAGTCCTGCGAGGCCTGCCAGTAA
- a CDS encoding ribonucleotide-diphosphate reductase subunit beta, whose translation MSSNDNKNLLDPGFELTLRPMRYPDFYERYRDAIKNTWTVEEVDLHSDVADLAKLTPSEQHMIGRLVAFFATGDSIVSNNLVLTLYKHINSPEARLYLSRQLFEEAVHVQFYLTLLDTYLPDPDDRAAAFDAVEEIPSIREKAQFCFKWMDSVEKIDRLETAADRRRFLLNLICFAACIEGLFFYGAFAYVYWFRSRGLLHGLATGTNWVFRDETMHMNFAFEVVDTVRKEEPELFDDALQQQVTDMLKEAVEAELQFGRDLCGDGLPGMNTESMREYLECVADQRLVRLGFPPVYGSQNPFSFMELQGVQELTNFFERRPSAYQVAVEGTVDLDEDF comes from the coding sequence ATGAGCTCCAACGACAACAAGAACCTCCTGGACCCGGGCTTCGAGCTCACGCTCCGCCCGATGCGCTACCCGGACTTCTACGAGCGCTACCGGGACGCGATCAAGAACACCTGGACCGTCGAGGAGGTCGACCTCCACTCGGACGTCGCCGACCTGGCGAAGCTGACGCCCTCCGAGCAGCACATGATCGGCCGGCTGGTCGCGTTCTTCGCGACGGGCGACTCGATCGTCTCCAACAACCTGGTGCTGACGCTCTACAAGCACATCAACTCCCCGGAGGCGCGCCTGTACCTGTCGCGCCAGCTGTTCGAGGAGGCCGTGCACGTCCAGTTCTATCTGACGCTGCTCGACACCTACCTGCCCGACCCGGACGACCGTGCGGCCGCCTTCGACGCGGTCGAGGAGATCCCGTCCATCCGCGAGAAGGCGCAGTTCTGCTTCAAGTGGATGGACTCGGTCGAGAAGATCGACCGGCTGGAGACGGCCGCGGACCGCCGCCGCTTCCTGCTGAACCTGATCTGCTTCGCCGCGTGCATCGAGGGCCTGTTCTTCTACGGCGCCTTCGCGTACGTGTACTGGTTCCGCTCGCGCGGTCTGCTGCACGGCCTGGCCACCGGCACCAACTGGGTGTTCCGTGACGAGACCATGCACATGAACTTCGCGTTCGAGGTCGTGGACACGGTCCGCAAGGAGGAGCCGGAGCTCTTCGACGACGCTCTCCAGCAGCAGGTCACCGACATGCTGAAGGAGGCCGTGGAGGCGGAGCTGCAGTTCGGCCGCGACCTGTGCGGTGACGGCCTGCCGGGCATGAACACCGAGTCGATGCGCGAGTACCTGGAGTGCGTCGCGGACCAGCGCCTGGTGCGTCTCGGGTTCCCGCCGGTGTACGGCTCGCAGAACCCGTTCTCCTTCATGGAGCTCCAGGGTGTGCAGGAGCTGACGAACTTCTTCGAGCGCCGCCCGTCGGCCTACCAGGTCGCGGTCGAGGGCACGGTCGACCTGGACGAGGACTTCTAG
- a CDS encoding helix-turn-helix domain-containing protein: MLKNVAVALVDGVAPFELGIFCEVFGIDRSDMGLPVYDFAVCAVEEGPLTVGGGAFAITPAHGPDRLEEADLICLPAAGDADRRIYPEPLLAALRRAVARGARVLSVCSGAYVLGAAGLLDGRRCTTHWMHSATLARRFPRAVVDPDVLYVDEGSVITAAGTASGIDACLHLVRQEHGAEVANVIARRMVVPPHRDGGQAQFIQRPLARTACDTVGEVIEWMARHLDEEITVEQLAERAHMSPRTFARRFLQETGTTPYKWVLRQRVLLAQELLESTGDTVDAIAGRCGFGNAAALRHHFLRTLGTTPNSFRRAFRGPQAA, encoded by the coding sequence ATGCTGAAAAACGTGGCCGTGGCCCTCGTCGACGGAGTCGCCCCCTTCGAGCTGGGGATCTTCTGCGAGGTGTTCGGAATCGATCGCAGTGACATGGGCCTACCGGTGTACGACTTCGCCGTCTGCGCGGTGGAGGAGGGGCCGCTGACCGTGGGCGGGGGCGCCTTCGCGATCACCCCCGCGCACGGGCCGGACCGGCTGGAGGAGGCCGACCTGATCTGCCTGCCCGCCGCCGGTGACGCCGACCGGCGCATCTACCCCGAGCCCCTGCTCGCGGCCCTGCGCCGGGCCGTGGCCCGCGGTGCGCGGGTGCTGAGCGTGTGCAGCGGGGCGTACGTACTGGGCGCGGCCGGGCTGCTGGACGGCCGCCGCTGCACCACGCACTGGATGCACTCCGCGACCCTGGCCCGCCGCTTCCCGCGGGCGGTCGTCGACCCGGACGTGCTCTACGTGGACGAGGGCTCGGTGATCACCGCCGCCGGCACCGCCTCGGGCATCGACGCGTGCCTGCACCTGGTCCGCCAGGAGCACGGGGCCGAGGTGGCCAACGTCATCGCGCGCCGGATGGTCGTACCGCCGCACCGGGACGGCGGGCAGGCCCAGTTCATCCAGCGGCCGCTGGCGCGCACGGCCTGCGACACGGTGGGTGAGGTGATCGAGTGGATGGCCCGCCACCTGGACGAGGAGATCACCGTCGAGCAGCTCGCGGAGCGCGCGCACATGTCCCCGCGGACCTTCGCCCGCCGCTTCCTCCAGGAGACCGGCACCACCCCGTACAAGTGGGTGCTGCGCCAGCGGGTCCTGCTGGCGCAGGAACTGCTGGAGTCGACCGGCGACACGGTGGACGCGATCGCCGGCCGCTGCGGCTTCGGCAACGCGGCCGCCCTGCGCCACCACTTCCTGCGGACCCTGGGCACCACGCCGAACTCGTTCCGGCGCGCCTTCCGGGGCCCGCAGGCCGCCTAA
- the def gene encoding peptide deformylase, giving the protein MSQQENEVVESVNDGYVVDTEDCEARELAHRQRGTARPITVVGNPVLHRECKDVTEFGDELAQLIDDMFASQKAAEGVGLAANQIGVDAKVFVYDCPDDDGNRHTGVVVNPKLIELPAAARVLDDSNEGCLSVPTAYASLARPDYAEVEGQDAQGNPIKVRGTGYFARCLQHETDHLYGYLYIDRLSKRDRKDALRQMEEGTPRYETVPNA; this is encoded by the coding sequence ATGTCGCAGCAGGAGAACGAGGTTGTCGAGAGCGTGAACGACGGGTACGTCGTGGACACCGAGGACTGTGAGGCGCGCGAGCTCGCCCACCGTCAGCGCGGCACGGCCCGTCCGATCACCGTGGTCGGCAACCCGGTCCTGCACCGGGAGTGCAAGGACGTCACCGAGTTCGGCGACGAGCTGGCGCAGCTGATCGACGACATGTTCGCGAGCCAGAAGGCGGCCGAGGGCGTGGGCCTGGCCGCGAACCAGATCGGCGTGGACGCCAAGGTCTTCGTCTACGACTGCCCGGACGACGACGGCAACCGCCACACCGGTGTCGTGGTCAACCCCAAGCTGATCGAGCTGCCGGCCGCCGCACGCGTGCTGGACGACTCGAACGAGGGCTGCCTGTCGGTCCCGACGGCGTACGCCTCGCTGGCCCGCCCGGACTACGCCGAGGTCGAGGGCCAGGACGCGCAGGGCAACCCGATCAAGGTGCGCGGCACCGGCTACTTCGCCCGCTGCCTCCAGCACGAGACCGACCACCTGTACGGCTACCTGTACATCGACCGCCTCTCGAAGCGGGACCGCAAGGACGCCCTGCGGCAGATGGAAGAGGGCACCCCGCGCTACGAGACCGTCCCGAACGCCTGA
- a CDS encoding tetratricopeptide repeat protein: MRIFGKVRHRPSASWRQATDRAFTLIGDGRYEDAGALLTRAADLEPWLSESWFNLALLHKFRHDWEQARAAGLRAVALLDRETGAPDWWNVGIAATALQDWPLARRAWQAYGLKVPGDAAGAGEPVGMELGSAAVRLSPEGEAEVVWGRRLDPARLEVLSIPLPSSGRRWGEVVLHDGVPHGERVTAAGPSYPVFDEIELWAPSPVPTWVVLLEAATEADRDALEQLASDAGFAAEDWSSSVRLLCRTCSESEMPSDEGDGEHLDPHDHSEPGHPGPLGHRTAGSGSLWVPERECGIAAPAGLVRGLLDGWVADSPGTREWRDLEEVC; encoded by the coding sequence GTGAGGATCTTCGGGAAGGTACGGCATCGACCCTCCGCCTCGTGGCGGCAGGCGACCGACCGCGCGTTCACGCTGATCGGCGACGGGCGGTACGAGGACGCGGGCGCGCTCCTGACCAGAGCGGCGGACCTGGAGCCCTGGCTGTCCGAGTCCTGGTTCAATCTGGCGCTGCTGCACAAGTTTCGGCACGACTGGGAGCAGGCGCGGGCCGCCGGGCTGCGCGCCGTGGCCCTGCTGGACCGGGAGACCGGCGCCCCGGACTGGTGGAACGTGGGGATCGCCGCCACCGCGCTGCAGGACTGGCCGCTGGCCCGGCGGGCCTGGCAGGCGTACGGGCTGAAGGTGCCCGGGGACGCCGCCGGTGCGGGCGAACCGGTCGGCATGGAACTGGGCAGCGCCGCCGTGCGGCTCTCGCCCGAGGGCGAGGCCGAGGTGGTCTGGGGCCGCCGGCTGGACCCGGCCCGGCTGGAGGTCCTGTCGATCCCGCTGCCGTCCTCGGGGCGGCGCTGGGGCGAGGTGGTGCTCCACGACGGCGTCCCGCACGGCGAGCGGGTGACCGCGGCCGGGCCCTCGTACCCCGTGTTCGACGAGATCGAGCTGTGGGCGCCGTCGCCCGTGCCCACCTGGGTGGTGCTGCTGGAGGCGGCCACCGAGGCGGACCGCGACGCGCTGGAGCAGCTGGCCTCGGACGCCGGGTTCGCCGCGGAGGACTGGTCCTCGTCGGTGCGGCTGCTGTGCCGGACCTGCTCGGAGAGCGAGATGCCGAGCGACGAGGGCGACGGCGAGCACCTCGATCCGCACGACCACAGCGAGCCGGGCCACCCCGGACCGCTCGGGCACCGTACGGCGGGCTCCGGGTCCCTGTGGGTCCCCGAGCGCGAATGCGGGATCGCGGCACCGGCCGGCCTGGTGCGCGGACTGCTCGACGGCTGGGTCGCGGACAGCCCCGGCACCCGCGAGTGGCGGGATCTCGAAGAAGTCTGCTGA
- a CDS encoding HD-GYP domain-containing protein has translation MRTPAVWTVRGAAAVLTVAALAHTLWNGVADPGTALAFGALIAVGELARRDPQDAPGRHPAPLASAGALAYALLGRSAGQPTHHGVLQIVAVVVAAALAGIVPHIARGRGPALDRLSRRVLTVAFAAVCFQPLYNSGRLEQRVGQGPYLVLFLLLLLGLTALCDAVLAAALARARTGWPYGPLLRDELRAQLGIGSAICATGVVMALGAAVAGLWAIPVFSVPLLLTQLSFHRITAIRTTYRQTITSLARATEIAGCTPPGHSRRVAALSCAVGRELGLSERELTVLEYAALMHDIGQLSLVDPVPDGATAELPGAEARRIAELGGEVARQTGVPAEVAVIVERQADPYREQPPSARIVRTVNAYDDLVGGSRHPGGSLAALERLRLGTGHDYQPEVVECLARVLARGGRDRVVPVPPG, from the coding sequence ATGAGGACCCCGGCCGTGTGGACGGTGCGGGGGGCCGCAGCCGTGCTCACCGTCGCCGCACTCGCCCACACCCTGTGGAACGGCGTCGCCGACCCCGGCACGGCCCTGGCCTTCGGCGCACTGATCGCCGTCGGCGAGCTGGCCCGCCGCGACCCCCAGGACGCGCCGGGCCGCCACCCCGCACCGCTCGCCTCCGCCGGAGCCCTCGCCTACGCCCTGCTCGGCCGGAGCGCCGGGCAGCCCACCCACCACGGCGTGCTCCAGATCGTCGCGGTCGTCGTCGCGGCCGCCCTCGCCGGGATCGTCCCGCACATCGCCCGGGGCCGCGGGCCCGCCCTCGACCGCCTGTCCCGCCGGGTGCTCACCGTCGCCTTCGCCGCCGTCTGTTTCCAGCCGCTCTACAACTCGGGCCGATTGGAGCAACGGGTCGGCCAGGGCCCGTACCTCGTCCTCTTCCTGCTCCTCCTGCTGGGCCTCACCGCCCTGTGCGACGCCGTGCTCGCCGCCGCCCTGGCCCGGGCGCGGACGGGCTGGCCGTACGGGCCCCTGCTGCGCGACGAGCTGCGCGCCCAGCTCGGCATCGGCTCGGCGATCTGCGCCACCGGGGTCGTGATGGCCCTCGGTGCGGCCGTCGCGGGGCTGTGGGCCATACCCGTCTTCAGCGTGCCCCTGCTGCTGACCCAGCTGTCCTTCCACCGGATCACCGCGATCCGCACCACCTACCGCCAGACCATCACCTCCCTGGCCCGTGCCACCGAGATCGCCGGCTGCACCCCGCCGGGCCACTCCCGCCGGGTGGCCGCCCTGAGCTGCGCCGTCGGCCGGGAGCTGGGCCTGTCGGAGCGGGAGCTGACGGTGCTGGAGTACGCCGCCCTCATGCACGACATCGGGCAGCTCTCCCTCGTCGACCCGGTCCCGGACGGGGCCACGGCCGAGCTGCCCGGGGCCGAGGCCCGCCGCATCGCCGAGCTGGGCGGGGAGGTGGCCCGGCAGACCGGGGTGCCGGCCGAGGTCGCCGTGATCGTGGAGCGGCAGGCGGATCCGTACCGGGAGCAGCCCCCATCGGCCCGGATCGTGCGTACGGTGAATGCGTACGACGATCTGGTCGGCGGGAGCCGTCACCCGGGTGGCTCACTGGCCGCTCTGGAGCGGCTCCGCCTGGGCACCGGGCACGATTACCAGCCGGAGGTCGTGGAGTGCCTGGCAAGGGTTCTGGCCAGGGGCGGACGTGACAGAGTGGTGCCCGTCCCACCTGGGTAA